The Desulfocurvus vexinensis DSM 17965 genome includes a window with the following:
- the rapZ gene encoding RNase adapter RapZ, producing the protein MTQAADGHIPVVILTGLSGAGKSTALKVFEDLGFLSVDGMPPGLIPAVVRLFDTQAELHHRGLTLGIDVRQSDFLAQWDETLAQCATLGIRPRIVFVECSRAVLLRRYAATRRPHPLEGALSLDAAVDRERAMLAPVREQAELVLDTTGYSIHDLRRTLQEKWNFLRDKRWGLRLYILSFGFKHGVPTDADLVFDLRFLPNPHFEEALQPLSGKDEPVARFVLGREPGDEFLRRQIDYLNFLLPLYAREGRYRLTIAFGCTGGRHRSVAVAEAVFDSLRNSDYAVFLEHRHIDLK; encoded by the coding sequence ATGACCCAGGCGGCAGACGGCCACATCCCGGTGGTCATCCTCACCGGGCTGTCCGGTGCGGGCAAATCCACGGCCCTCAAGGTCTTCGAGGACCTGGGCTTCTTGTCCGTGGACGGCATGCCTCCGGGGCTCATCCCCGCCGTGGTGCGCCTGTTCGACACCCAGGCCGAGCTGCACCACCGGGGCCTGACCCTGGGCATCGACGTGCGCCAGTCGGACTTCCTGGCCCAGTGGGACGAGACGCTCGCGCAGTGCGCGACCCTGGGCATCCGTCCGCGCATCGTGTTCGTGGAGTGCTCGCGCGCGGTGCTGCTGCGGCGCTACGCCGCCACCCGCCGCCCCCACCCCCTGGAGGGCGCCCTGTCCCTGGACGCGGCGGTGGACCGCGAGCGGGCCATGCTGGCCCCGGTGCGCGAGCAGGCCGAGCTGGTGCTCGACACCACGGGCTATTCCATCCACGACCTGCGCCGCACCCTCCAGGAGAAGTGGAACTTCCTGCGCGACAAGCGCTGGGGGCTGCGGCTGTACATCCTGTCCTTCGGCTTCAAGCACGGCGTGCCCACCGACGCCGACCTGGTTTTCGACCTGCGCTTTCTGCCCAATCCGCATTTCGAGGAGGCGCTCCAGCCGCTGTCGGGCAAGGACGAGCCCGTGGCCCGCTTCGTGCTTGGCCGCGAGCCTGGCGACGAGTTCCTGCGTCGCCAGATCGACTACCTGAACTTCCTGTTGCCCCTGTACGCCCGCGAGGGCCGCTACCGCCTGACCATCGCCTTCGGCTGCACCGGCGGGCGGCACCGTTCCGTGGCTGTGGCCGAAGCAGTCTTTGACTCCTTGCGCAACTCGGATTATGCAGTCTTTCTCGAACACCGGCATATCGACCTGAAATGA
- a CDS encoding PTS sugar transporter subunit IIA has protein sequence MIIGELLEKELVLPDLAARTKNAVLAELVAVAGDHVPGLDAGAALKVLKEREKLGTTGIGDGVAIPHGKMDSIERIVLVVGRSAQGVEFDALDHKPCTIFFLVLAPEQVVGQHLRVLAGVSRLLKDDAFRKSFLAADGADGLWRLLQGA, from the coding sequence ATGATCATTGGCGAGCTGTTGGAAAAGGAGCTGGTGTTGCCGGACCTTGCGGCCAGGACCAAGAACGCGGTCCTGGCCGAGTTGGTGGCCGTGGCCGGGGACCATGTCCCCGGCCTGGACGCCGGCGCGGCCCTCAAGGTGCTCAAGGAGCGCGAGAAGCTCGGCACCACCGGCATCGGGGACGGCGTCGCCATTCCCCACGGCAAGATGGACAGCATCGAGAGGATTGTCCTCGTGGTGGGGCGTAGCGCGCAGGGCGTGGAGTTCGACGCGCTGGACCACAAGCCCTGCACCATCTTCTTCCTTGTCCTGGCGCCCGAGCAGGTCGTCGGCCAGCACCTGCGGGTGCTGGCCGGCGTCTCGCGCCTGCTCAAGGACGACGCCTTCCGCAAGTCGTTCCTGGCTGCGGACGGGGCGGACGGCCTGTGGCGGCTGCTCCAGGGCGCGTAG